A segment of the Mycobacterium sp. 050128 genome:
TCGATGATGTGGCCGGGTGGCTGGTCGTCGATCCTGATGGTGCTGTGGTGGAGCCGATTCGGCGGTTCCTGGTGGATTTTGTCGCGCGCGGCAATCGGGGTGGTTCTGTCCGCAGCTATGCGTATGTTCTGTTGCGCTGGTGGCGGTGGCTTTGCGCGGTGGGTGTCGAGTGGGATAAGGCGACCCCGGCCGAGGCGCGAGATTTGGTTCTGTGGCTGCAGCAGGCGACCAAGCAACGCCGTGCACCTCGGACGGTGTCTGCTGCCAGCGCCGGCACCGTCAATGCGGTGACCCGCAAACGCCACCTTGGCGATGGGTATGAGGCCCGTACCATCCGGCACAACAACGCGGTGGTGCGCAGCTTCTACGAGTTCTGGATCGACCGCGGTGGCGGGCCGCTGATCAACCCGGTGCGCCTGGAGCGCCACCATGGTCGACCGCATGCGCATCACAACCCGCTCGAACCGTTTCGCCCGGAGGGCAAGATCCGCTATAACCCGAAACTGCCCAAGGCGAAGCCACGCGCGATGCCCGACGAGCGATGGCGCGAGGTCTTTGGGGGCCTGAGCTCCAATCGGGATCGGGCGCTGCTGAGCATTGCGATCAGCAATGGTGCCCGCGCGGCAGAGCTGCTCGGACTGCGCTGCGTGGACATTGATTGGGGCGACCAACTCGTCCGCGTCTACCGCAAAGGGACTGGTGAGCCGCAGTGGTTGCCCACCAGCTCGGATTCGCTGGTGTGGCTGCGTCTGTATCTCAGCGATCTCAGCGATGCCCTGCAATCGAACGAGCCCCTTTGGTGGACCCTGCGCCGCCACGACCGCGGTGCTGGTCTTCGCCGCCAGCCGATGACATACGAGGCGTTACGCGCGGTGTTTCGTCGCGTCAATGCCGTGTTGGGCTCGAACTGGACTATGCACGACCTGCGCCATACCGCTGCGCTGCGGATGTCGCGCAGCGACACGCTGTCAATCCGCGACGTGCAAACGATCCTGGGCCACGCGCACCTGTCCACCACCGGCGACATTTATCTCGTCGAGGACGAAGCCCAAGTCGTTCGCCGGGTGCAGCGCCATCTCGACGAGCAGGGCGAGCATGCGCGCGCGACTCCGCGGATCGCCGCAGGCTACGACGCCGCCGCGCTGCGGGTGTTGCTGGGAGACATCCGGTGACCGCGCTGCAGTTGGCAACGGCTGGCGACCGCCGCCGCGGCCAGCCCTCATTTTCGCGGCGCTTCGAGCAGTTGGCTGATGTCGATCGCACCGGACCGATCGATCACCTGTCCATCGAAGAGGTTCTCGCGCTGATTCCAACCCTGCCCACCTGGAGTCCGCTGACCCGCACCGCGAAGCGCTACCAAATCGACGGTGCGAGAACGATCCTCGAATGGCTTGCCACCTTTCCCGGTGAGGGATGGCAGCAACGATGGATCATCGCCGGCGCCTACGAGGACAACGATTGGGTCGCTTGCCTGGTCGACGCGGACACGGGGCCGCACGCTACGGTGGTGAAACGAAATCGTCTGGTGGCCGGTGCGTTGGCGCTGCTGCTTGTTCGCGCGGTGCTACCCGGCTATGGGTTCCTGCAAGCGTATCGAGCCCACTCGCTCTTCGAGCACGCTCGAGAAGTGTTCCGGCCCGATCTGTTCGCCAAGGTTGATGCGAAAGCAGACGCGCTCGGTATCCGCGGCAGACAACTCGGGGAAGCGATCTTGGCCATCACGAGAATCGTGCTGCACACCGGCAAAGATGTCGACCAGTTGACCGCCGAGGACCTGTTGGAATTGAGGTCGTGGTACCTGTGCAGAAAGCATGGACAAACTGGACCCGCCCTGGCGTGGCGTCTGCTTCACGGTATCGCCGATCTCGGGCCGCATGCGATGCTAGAAGCAGTCAGGCTCGGCCAACGTCCCACCAGCCAGATTGTCGACCGGTATGGGGTGCGCGACAGCAACGTTCGGGCGGTGCTGGTGCGCTACCTCGACGAGCGCCGTCCCGGCCTGGACTATGACTCGTTCGAGCACCTTGCCGGCTTGCTAGTCAGAAACTTCTGGGCCGACATCGAACACCATCACCCAGACCTAGAGACGCTGCACCTGCCGCCCGACGTCGTTGAGGAATGGAAACAGCGCCTCAGAACCGTGGTTCGCGCAGACGGTTCCAGGCGAAATCGCAGTGAGCTCAGCTACTTTCAAATCCTTGTGTGTGTCCGCTCGTTCTATCTCGACATCCAGGAATGGGCCCTGGAAGACCCGACCTGGGCCCAGTGGGCGGCACCGAGCCCGGTGCGACGGGGCGAGACCGAAGGCTTCCGCAAAAGCAGGAACAAACTCGTCGCGAGGATGCATCAGCGGGTCAGGGACCGGCTCCCGCGCCTGCCTGTGCTGGTGAAGGCGGTCGAGGACCACCTTGCGGCGCAGACCGCACTACTGACGAGCGCTTCGGCAACCCCGATCAGACAGACCTTCACCCGCGACTCGCGCGGATACCTGCGCATCATCCCACCGACATACAACCGGCAGAAGTACCAAGACACCACACCACCTGTGCTCGTTGAGGACTTGGCCACCGGAGAGCGAATCAACCTGTCAGACAGTGAAGATGAGGCGTTCTGGTCATGGGCCATCGTCGAAACGCTGCGCCATACCGGCGTGCGCGTCGAGGAATTGACCGAACTCACCCACCTAGCGCTGGTCTCCTACAAACTGCCCGACACCGGAGAGATCGTGCCGATGCTCCAGATCGTTCCGTCCAAGACGAACGTGGAACGCCTCCTACTGGTTGGACCCGAACTGGCCAACGTCCTAGCGGCCATCATCACCCGTCTGCGCGACCAAAACGGCGGAACCATCGCCCTCACACCGCGTTACGATCCGCACGAGCGCACCACCGGGCCCGCGCTGCCGCACCTTTTCCAACGACGACGTGGCGCGTGGCGATGGTCAGTGATCAGCGCCAACGTCGTCAGCCGAATCCTCAGCCGCACCCTCGAGCGCTGCGACCTACGCGATGCCGCCGGTGAACCGCTGCGCTTCACCGCCCATGATTTCCGCAGAATGTTCGCCACCGAAGCAGTCAACGACGGGCTCCCGGTCCATATCGTCGCCCGGCTACTCGGACACGCCAACCTGAATACGAGCCACGCCTACATGGCCGTCTTTGATGACCACCTCGTGCGCACCTACCGCGCCTTCCTAGACGAGCGGCGCGCGCAGCGTCCCGAGGCCGAATACCGCGAACCAACAAACCAGGAATGGCGCGACTTCCAACAACACTTCCAGGAACGCAAGCTCGAACTCGGGGAATGCGGACGCCCCTACGGAACCAGCTGCAAGCATGAGCACGCGTGCATCAGATGCCCGAGCCTTCGACTGGACCCAGCCGCGCGACCACGACTCGTTGCCATTATCGCCAACCTCAACGCACGAATCGAAGAAGCCCGGCTCAACGGATGGCTCGGCGAAGTCCAAGGACTCCAAGTCAGCCTGGACGCCGCCGCCAACAAACTGGCCAATCTCGACCGGATGCGCAAGCACCGACCCACAGACCCAGTCAGCCTCGGAATCCCTGTCATCGCCGACCCTCCACAGCCGAGCGAGCGTCGGTGAGGAACCCGCCACACGGCTGGTGGTATTGCTAGCGTGGAGTCAACGTTCGGCAGCCTCACCCCGCAACAGGATCGGATGGGTCGGCCTTGAGCATGAAGAAGCCGCAGTACTCGAAGAGAGCGGTCAGGTCCAAGGACGGTACGACAATCGGTTTCCGCCAACTCGGTCACGGTCCCGGCGTGGTGATCTTGCACGGCGGCGCACTCGGGTCACAGCACTATATGAAGCTGGGCGCCGCCCTGGCCGACGAGTTCACCATCTACCTTCCGGATCGACGCGGCCGCGGAATGAGCGGGCCCTACGGGCCGCACTACAGCATCGACCGCGAGGACGAGGACCTCGACGCCATCGTCACCGACACCGGTGCACAGTATGTCTTCGGGGCCGCCGATGGCGGGTTGTTTGCGCTGCATGCGTCGATGTCGATACCGGCGATCCGCAAGGTCGCGGTCTTTGAACCGGTCCTGTTCGTCGGCCAACCCGGAATGGACGAATTCAAAGAAGTGATCGGCCGCGCGGAACGGCTGGTGGCCAGCGGTGATGTCGCCGCGGCGATGGCGGGTCTGGCAAAGGACGCGTTGGGGGCACCGTCGGTTTCAGCACCATATCGCCTGTTGGGCCGCATGATGGCGCAGCCGATCTTCTGCCGCATGATGCTGTGGGCCGACGCCCGACGGGTCAAGGGCGACGATGTAGCGCTGCGTAACTTGATTCCCGCGCTGGTACCTGAACTGCAGCAGGTCAAGGCCACCGAGGGAACCATCGAGGACTACAAGAACGTGACCGCCGAGGTCTTGCTGCTGTGCGGCGCCGAAGCCCCGCCGCTTTTCACAGGCACCCTGGACGCTCTCGCGAACGTGCTGCCGCGGGCGACTCGTGTCGAACTACCCGGACTGAACCACGCTGCCGCCCAAGACCCGGGCGGCAAGCCCGCGGTCATCGCCGACCAACTGGGGCGGTTCTTTAGCAGCGGTACGTGACCGCGCCGCTGACCCGCAAGCGGGCGGCGATGCGATAAAGAAATGCCCGAGTTACGGATAAACGCGAAAATCAAGTCCGGAAAATGAGGCATTCGTCGCGGATGCGGGAGTTGAACGACTCGATGTAGCCGTTGCGCCACGGCTCTCCGGGCGGGATGAAGTGGAGGCCGACCTGTCCGGCGGCCCAGTCGGCCATTGCACTGCAGGCTAATTCGGGTCCGTTGTCACAGCGCAGTACCACAGGATAGGCGCCGCGCTGGGCGGCCAGGCGGTTGAGTTCAGCGATCAAGTCCTCGCCGGTGATACTGCGCTCGACCATCCCACCGAGGCATTCGCGGGTGTGCTCGTCGACAATAGAGACGATCTTGACCGGCCGCCCGTCAGTGGTGACGTCGAACTGGAAGTCCACCGCCCACACCCGGTTGGGCGCATCGGCGGTAGGAACGTCAGCGGCGGTGGAGGTGCCGTGGCGTTTACGTCGGCGCCGCTGGGGCACCCGCAGGCCTTCTTCGCGCCAAAGCCGTTGAACCTTCTTGTGATTCACAATCCATCCTTCGCCGCGGGCATCGTGATAGGCGGGCCGAAACCCCCGCCGTGGGTGATCCTTGGCATAGGCGCGCAACCAGGCCCGCAACGCCGCATCAGGATCCTCTGGCGTGGCTGCCAGAGACTCGTGTCGTTGGGTGGCGCGGTGCTGCCCGGTCACGCGGCAGGCGAACCGTTCGCTGACCCCCAGCACCCGCTGGAGGTGACGAACGGCTGCCCGCCGGCGTTCCGGGCTTAGAAGTTTCCCTTCGCGATCTCCTTGAGCGCGACCTTCTCCAACTCGGCGTCCGCCAACAACCGCTTGAGCGTGGCGTTCTCACGTTCGAGGTCCTTGAGCCGTTTGGCGTCTTCGGCCTTCAGCCCACCGAACTGGTTACGCCAGCGGTGATACGTCGCTTCGGAGACACCCAGCTCGCGGCACACCGCCGCGGTGTCCTTGCCTTCAGCCAGCAGCTGATCGGCCGCCATCAGCTTGCGCACAATCTGCTCGGGACTGTGCCGCTTCCTCGTTGCCATGATCTTGTCGAGCCTTCCTGCCCAAAACGTGGGCCGCAAGACTCTCATAAGCCATGGATCAACCGATCGGGGTCAGGCCACCGGGGTCTCGGCGTCATCGGCATCTTGGGTGTGCTGCGGTTGGCGCCAGCGCCGCGCTGTGTTGTCGCTGCCACGAGGGTGCACGACCTGAGGCCACCAGAACCAGCGTCCCAGCATTCGACTTGGATAACGTGGTGCTGCTGCCACACGTAGGCAGCGCGACAGCTCGGACACGTCGCGCAATGG
Coding sequences within it:
- a CDS encoding tyrosine-type recombinase/integrase, with translation MFDAVDRDVRWIKMSGWGRVVPVDDVAGWLVVDPDGAVVEPIRRFLVDFVARGNRGGSVRSYAYVLLRWWRWLCAVGVEWDKATPAEARDLVLWLQQATKQRRAPRTVSAASAGTVNAVTRKRHLGDGYEARTIRHNNAVVRSFYEFWIDRGGGPLINPVRLERHHGRPHAHHNPLEPFRPEGKIRYNPKLPKAKPRAMPDERWREVFGGLSSNRDRALLSIAISNGARAAELLGLRCVDIDWGDQLVRVYRKGTGEPQWLPTSSDSLVWLRLYLSDLSDALQSNEPLWWTLRRHDRGAGLRRQPMTYEALRAVFRRVNAVLGSNWTMHDLRHTAALRMSRSDTLSIRDVQTILGHAHLSTTGDIYLVEDEAQVVRRVQRHLDEQGEHARATPRIAAGYDAAALRVLLGDIR
- a CDS encoding tyrosine-type recombinase/integrase, which translates into the protein MTALQLATAGDRRRGQPSFSRRFEQLADVDRTGPIDHLSIEEVLALIPTLPTWSPLTRTAKRYQIDGARTILEWLATFPGEGWQQRWIIAGAYEDNDWVACLVDADTGPHATVVKRNRLVAGALALLLVRAVLPGYGFLQAYRAHSLFEHAREVFRPDLFAKVDAKADALGIRGRQLGEAILAITRIVLHTGKDVDQLTAEDLLELRSWYLCRKHGQTGPALAWRLLHGIADLGPHAMLEAVRLGQRPTSQIVDRYGVRDSNVRAVLVRYLDERRPGLDYDSFEHLAGLLVRNFWADIEHHHPDLETLHLPPDVVEEWKQRLRTVVRADGSRRNRSELSYFQILVCVRSFYLDIQEWALEDPTWAQWAAPSPVRRGETEGFRKSRNKLVARMHQRVRDRLPRLPVLVKAVEDHLAAQTALLTSASATPIRQTFTRDSRGYLRIIPPTYNRQKYQDTTPPVLVEDLATGERINLSDSEDEAFWSWAIVETLRHTGVRVEELTELTHLALVSYKLPDTGEIVPMLQIVPSKTNVERLLLVGPELANVLAAIITRLRDQNGGTIALTPRYDPHERTTGPALPHLFQRRRGAWRWSVISANVVSRILSRTLERCDLRDAAGEPLRFTAHDFRRMFATEAVNDGLPVHIVARLLGHANLNTSHAYMAVFDDHLVRTYRAFLDERRAQRPEAEYREPTNQEWRDFQQHFQERKLELGECGRPYGTSCKHEHACIRCPSLRLDPAARPRLVAIIANLNARIEEARLNGWLGEVQGLQVSLDAAANKLANLDRMRKHRPTDPVSLGIPVIADPPQPSERR
- a CDS encoding alpha/beta fold hydrolase, whose product is MVILHGGALGSQHYMKLGAALADEFTIYLPDRRGRGMSGPYGPHYSIDREDEDLDAIVTDTGAQYVFGAADGGLFALHASMSIPAIRKVAVFEPVLFVGQPGMDEFKEVIGRAERLVASGDVAAAMAGLAKDALGAPSVSAPYRLLGRMMAQPIFCRMMLWADARRVKGDDVALRNLIPALVPELQQVKATEGTIEDYKNVTAEVLLLCGAEAPPLFTGTLDALANVLPRATRVELPGLNHAAAQDPGGKPAVIADQLGRFFSSGT